CTTAGGAATGAGGAGTTAAAGCAAATCCTTTTTAAGAATTTAGAATGCCGGAATGCTGTTATTATTCCATTCCAACTTTCTGTGTTCACTCCCCAGAGTGCTATAATCCATAATCTATAATCCGTGCGTGTGAGTGGACTGTGTTTTGCAGTAACCCATAATTATaagacaaaatacattcaaacaacCTCTTTCTGTTATCTGAGCGTGCTTGAGTTAGTCAGGGTGCTTTCTCAGCTTGCCGTTGTATGCTTGCTGCTTTTGTTTGTAAGAATTCTGTTTACTGCAGATGCACAGCACTGAGATTTGTTTAAGATATCTCTGCTAGTCTCAACAAGAAGCACAGGAATTTGGCCTCCTATATTTTGGGGGAAaggtaattttaaatatatttttttttaaaccaggattTACCTAAGGacatgtgtgcgtgtgcgtgtgtgtgtgcgtgtgcgtgtgtgtatatatatatatatatatatatatatatatatatatatatatatgtgtgtgtgtgtgtgtgtgtgtgtgtgtgtgtgtatattggatTGGATTTCTGTTTAAGTATTATATGCATTTCGTTATTTaggacacacatgcacacacacacacacacacacacagttttacactTGCATTTGTCCTGCTTTCCACTCACAACTTTCAAACCCAGCCTGTGATATGTCTGCCTAGTTGACTGACAGATGCACATTGGAACCCCTTTTATAAACTGGATAGCACCCATTCTTGTTATACATGTCTGTGACAAAATGCATCTGTATCGTCACATACAAACAGGTGGGTTTTGCTATTGTGTTGAAGTCGGTCAAAAGTAGCATCTGATACTAATTAAAGTAGCCTCTTTGGACTCCAAAGAGAGTAACAGCCCCTCTGACTGACAAAGCAAGGAATGGGTTTCAGCTTTCAGTAACGTAGCGTCAGTAACGTCAGGAAGCTTTTGCCATGAAGAGGAACCCTTCACTTATCTGACGAATGCATCCCTGCAAGTCAATATTTACACTGGATTTACATGCCGGTGGGAGGTGatttcagcagcttttaaaagttaataaatCAAGTTTCCTTTAACCGAAATCTAACGCTGCCACCTCATATACGTATTCATTACGAGATGAAATCCCTGCGTGTCAAGGAGATATTACACTGTTCCCGGTGCACAAGGACCCACATTCAGATTTAGTACCTTGTTACTGTTCCTGTCTTAGTGGTACGGGTTCGATACGCAAGTGGTATATTTTAATATAGGTTTCTAGAGGGTTTAATTGACGTACATTATACTGTACAACACTGTTAACTGATGCAGGATTTGCCTTTCTTTTcagaataatataatttataatttgtataatttaataaatggACAGCTTATCAAAAAGACTGCTCTGTTTTGCACCAGACCCCAGTCCTCTTCTTCTCTGCAGTAAATGGCATGGAATCTGTACGCAGAATTTGTTTGTTTCAGGAGCACACCCACTGTGCAGTTTAACTGTTCCACTGAACAATCTTATTATAAAGTccgtctcacacacacaccccatcaGGAACTCCTCCTGAAGTCAGGCAAGCTAGTCCACGCAATCCTGGACCAGCACCAGCAGAGCTGCCAGTTCACAGAGGATGGAACCCAATCCACCTTCACTGCAGAGCGGTGTTTGGATCAGAGACATACAAAGAAGGGCTATTGTTAGATTAGCCAGACAGCAAACCAGGAAATGTTGTGGGTGAGCTTTTAAAAGCAAAGCACCGGAGAGCAggaaaaactgtaaaaagaaataaaatcattCCCAGAGATTGGATACTGACTTCTTCAAATGAAGAGTTGTGAAACGCTTTCTACAGGCATGAAGTTTGGTGTACAAATTCAATTCAGTTCTCAGCATCCACTCCCTGCTTCCTTCGTccagtacaaaaaataaagactttttatttaaaaccttttaaaaacaaacaaacaaaaaaaagtgtttttcttttcttcactgTCTATTATTATTAGGACTTTTCTTTCAAACAGTCACAGCCGGGTACTTCTGCTCGCTGTTCATGCTGTTGGGGGGGTAGGGGGACTGCAGTTGGCGGTACCCTCCTCCCTGCATCCCGTCGTGGAAGGGGGGCGCAGGGGGCATGGCCAGGGCCTCGTGCTGGATGGCGTATCCAAGATACTGGGGGTGCAGGTACTGCCCCTGATGGGGCATGATCTGGGTGGCCTGCTGGCAGTTCAGCACAGAGAAGTTGGTGGGCATGTTGACATAGACGTTGCTCAGACCCCCGTCTGGCGGGAGGCAGCAGTTGGCCTGCGCCCTCACGATGGGCCCTCGGGGCCCTCCGGGCCCCCCGGAGTTggcgctggagctggagctggtaGCGGTGCTGGACTGGCGTGAGGAGGAGCCCCGTGAGGTGCTGGCGCTGGGGATCATAGGGATGGTCTCCATCAGCCGGCTTCCCGCTGGCGCCCGACTCTGCTGGGGCTCCTGCTTGGGGCGCAGGCAACGGCAGCAGCACACCGCCACCAGGGAGCCCAGGATGACAAAGGCAACGAACACGGAGCCCACGATCAGGAAAGGCACGTAGATCGGCACTGCGAGGAGGAAATAAGAGCGAGGTTAGACACAGGGTTGGGACAGTTAAGAGATGTAAGAGATTGCTTACTCAACACATTTCCAGTGGAGGGGCTGGCATTTAACCAGCTATGTTATTAATGTTATTCAAAAAAGACCTCTTGAAGCTATCTTGGTTTCCAGGTGACTAGAAAAGTCCCACCCAAAACAATGCATGAAATAGACATCGCAAtacaagtatttaaataaatggaacATACAAGAGTATTTTTGGTAATTCCAGCTATCATTTCCTCAACTTCCTTCATTATTGCACAGCCGTTTTCAGCCATTCCAGATTACACTTGGAGCctgtagtaaaacttggaatAGACACAACTGAATGGCAATCATCAGACACGATGGCTGCCCAGTGGTTCTGCTTAGCTCGGAGGAAATTGGGAGCATAAGAAAAAACTTAAGTGAAAGCTTGGCTGGTCAAGTCAGCAAAGAACCAGCAAAGACCCACTCTAGGGCTCCTGTGAAGAATGTGAATTGGATTACACTGCAACAGCAAGATGTCAGTGGTATGGTAATGGGTGACTGTGTGTTGAAAGAGTGCACCAGGGTTAAAAGCAAAAGAATAAGACTTAGTTGTGTTTTGGTCAATCCAGTAAAACAGTAAGAAAACAAGTAAGACAATCTAAAAAGTGTACAATTTACTGCATACACAGTAGCTGCTAACCACAAACAGTGGCGTCAAAACGCGTCGCAATACGCAGACTTGGGATCCCGCACACTGCTCTCCTGTGCCTCACTTTGAATGCAGaataatttgtttgaaatgcTTGACTGCCTATGCCTGACTCCTTTCAGAAATCCtacatgttaaaaacattttccCCTCCACCCTCGGCAGAAACGGCACGGATGCGGTTACCGTCTGCTCTCCTAGCTTCCCTCTTCTCCTTTTTGAATCCAGCACAATAGGTGCACTTGGGTTCAGCTGTGATAATATTTCAGGATTTGAAAGCCAATACATTAAATGTCAGCGGTTTGAGAACAGGACTGCAGAATTCCTtggcttatttgttttttttctatagcaCAACAAATGAGTTGCAAAACTGCatgatgcaaaaataaaaagcgAGACAGTCTGCGGCACATTATCTGTTAGCTGCTCTTGCTCTTCATGGGAGACGGAAAGGAGCAGTAAACAGTGGAGctaaataataacattacaaaaGGGCTTTCATGTGCCTGCCATAAACTGCAAgcaaaaaaattgacatttcaatTGCAGCTGAGAATTTGTAAGATGTGGCAGTCACAGCAACCTTCAAATGTCTGCTTGGGTAACAGCGTGCTGTACTTTTACCTGTGTGTGACCACAACAACGATCAGGCACCCTGAATACACCATTTAAACAGTGACCCTTCTCTGAAGTATCCAGAGTTCTGTGACAGTGCTCTCCCACTGGAGATAATTCACATTGAGGTAAGCAGAGAGGCAAGTTTTCAACAGGAACGCCAGTCCTCGTTCGGGGCGGATTTGTTTAGTGTTATGATGGAGTGGACAGTCAGTTTTAGGGGCCTGGCAACCAGGCCATGGGGGGTCCCCACTAGGCTAAGTGAGGTCTATCTGGAGtgataaacacattgttttaacagctatgtaaaaataattagGCCTACTGATCTTTTAGCTTGCATTGTGGATTTTAAAGTGATGCAATTATTTAGACCTCATAGgtagacctcatcttgaatattgtgttcagttctggtcacctcgctataaaaaagatattgctgctctagaaagagtgcaaagaagagcgaccagaattattccggccttaaaaggcatgtcatatgcagacaggctaaaagaattgaatctgttcagtcttgaacaaagaagactacgtggcgacctaattcaagcattcaaaattctaaaaggtattgacagtgtcgacccaagggactttttcagcctgaaaaaacacttttttacacagagaattgtgagggtctggaatcaactccccagtaatgttgttgaagctgacaccctgggatccttcaagaagctgcttgatgagattttgggatcaataagctactaacaaccaaacgagcaagatgggccgaatggcctcctctcgtttgtaaactttcttatgttcttatgttcttatatgtgaAAGTCCTTTTCCAAGCAGCAGTGGAAGGGGTGGGAGGGGCCCATGCCTTTGCCTGGGGCCCAGGAGTCCAGTGCCAGCTCTGGGAGTGCAGAGGAGGTGCAGAACAAGCCCCTCTTTCCTCTGTGAAGTTTCCAGCTCTGATCATGACGTGAGATGGACACTAGGCACCCAGCAAGGTCTCAGAACTGCCCTTGTttagtatattattgaaatgatcaggtgcCAGATACCAGGCCCCTGCTCAGTCAGTATGCTTTTTATTTGCAGCTGCTCATGCTGCTAAAGGGGAGGGACAATTGATTTAACAGGGTTTTGATTGCCCAATTAAACAATATAGCACTGTAATTTACTGAGAGGGCTCTGAAAGCAGGACTGGCGTGTAGTGCGAGTTTGGAAACGGATTACAATTTCCACTCTGCATTCAAGCGTTCGCCCGCAGGATCGCTAATTTAGTTTATGGCACGTATTTAGCAGGAGTGCGTGATTAGTGACTGTGTTAGTCTGAAACCGCAATGCATTAATGCATGGCATGTGTGTGCTAATGTCAGTACAGAACCTACTTTTTACAGCCTGTCTTGCTTAAATTATgaaactgagattttttttcatCTGTAATTTACACTCTGAATTCACCTATCTCGTGTCTACTCCTGAACTGCTGTCGCTCGCGTTGCAGCTGCCGCATTCTTTTCAATCAGGCTTCTTGGATATTACAGCAAGAGCGCAAAACAGATGCGGAACCATTTGCAATGTTACTGTGTTTAGAAAACTAAATACGTTGTCTGTTTTAAAGCAAGAGGTGCTGATTTACTTCAGCTAATTAAGTGGTACAATGCGTCTGCtcgaatattattattattactgtcacTATTGTAGCAGGAATGATTCgagtggtacacttttataatgtAAATTAACTAGTGCCTCGTCTTGACACAATTACAAGTTTGGCAATAGAGTTGCcacctcaggaaaaaaaaaaaaaaaaccgagacACCTGAACAGAAGGGCGGTTGTTAACAGCTGAATCTCTCTAGAAATCCTAGAGATCACATTGATTATACTATTGTAGTACTGACAATCAATCAATTCATAGTGTGAGTCCACTGCAGTAATGTTTATTATCTTGATTTATCTAACTTGTATTCACTTTACGGGCCTGGCATTGCCGTATTGCTGTAGTGGTCTTGTCTGCAAGTATAAATAAGCGTTAGATTAAAAACaggacaatattaaaaaaaaaaaagagatatgtATCATGCATAAGTGTAGCCGTGGCCCATATAACAGGCAGCCGTGAGAAGAGCTTACCACACTTTTTAAGAAGCTATCTTCCTATCTATACTTTACCTGCTGCATTATCGTTGTCTTTGTCTCCTTTCCCTTGCTCCGTGACTTTCCTGTCGTTTTCACACGTCCCTTGGTCCAGCCGAGCCTCCGTGCTGGAGCAGCAGTACCTGAGGGCGCATTTCCCGCAGCAGATGGTGGCATCTGCACTGTCATAGAGTTCCGGGCACTGGAACCCCTCACGCCAGTTACCCTGCGCATCGAGCCAGCCGTGGCAGTACTCGCCGCTGGCTTTTACATCAATTACTGACAGGAGGAAAGTCAAGACAAGGATAGCGAGCGATGGGTAACTTTCACTCCACATCATTTAAGCGTTGCGGGAGCTGCTAGATtgtgtacaattattattattttaaaagccgagtgcctttatttattaaaaccaaagGAGCGGGCACCTCCTTGACATTTATGATGTTGTCATTTGTCTAAAATGTGTACAAATAAACACCGCCTTATTAAATATACCGGGTTCTGCAAGtaaatgataaacaaaacaaaactccaaACGTTTCTCTCTGTGCATGTACAGAAGGAGTCACTTTCACACTGCCGGTTTGCAGCCCAGTTAATTCTGCTAGTCTTCTTGCCCTGTGTTTTCTCTCCAAGCTCCAATCAAAAGCGTATTATCAATTATCCTCCGTGCAACACGAAAAGACAGCATGCTGCTTGATTACACCATCCAGTGAAACGCGAACCAGAATCCAAAGAACTGCGTGTCGTTTACGCGGTCCAGCCCCCTTCAAATGCAAACTTTGCCTTCAAACTTCCCAGCAACTGTCTCGAATAGTTTAGCCAAGAAACAGATTTGACACCTATAATCCACTTGCGTTCTCCCGTACTTTTCCGTTCAAAACCTCGAGGTCTGCCCTCTTAACTCCAAGAGAACCAATGCGTTGACACTTAGTACGCaacaagagaaataaaaaaattaaaatcgctTTGGTAAATCAACAATGATATCTAAATACACCCCGGCTTCCTCGAGCTGTCCACATCAGAAAGTGCAAATGGCAACCTTTTCTTTCTACCCCGTGCTGCCAGCAGATGTTGTGCTGGTCAGGGTAGTGTCTCCCCGCAGCGATTTGTAACTTTGTGCTTCCACTGCTCGACATGCAAAGTGAGAGTCGCcgcctcctccctccctctctctctctctctctctctctctctctctctctctgaatgaACAGAAGACTGCTTTTCAATAAAGGGCGCTTCATCCAGCCGCGCGGCTGCGCAGTCGGGCAGTCTGCTCTCCCCTCGCTGAATGTAGCGCAGTCAATGCTAACGAGCTTTCTTTGAGACTGCTAACTTGTATCGTGCAGGTTCCTGCGTTCTGTATAAGACTTGGGCCGCGGACGCTTCCTTTCCTCTCTGCAATGTCCTTGAGACCTCTGGAAATAAAAGGCCAGAATCCAGCTACCGTTGCGGCACTCCTGTTTGCAAGCAGCTTACACATACATTAGCAACCACGGGAAAGAGGCTCGCATATGTATGCACACTGATGCATGcctacatgcacacacactgatgcatgcctacatgcacacacactgatgcaTGCCTACATGCCTACatgggtttgttttttagtttggtAGTCAGGGGAACACTTTTGTGAAGTAAAGCAGTGTCGGCTTTGAGGAATAACACTGCAACCTGTCAGGTCCCTGTTTGATTTTTCTACTGATGCCATTTTCTTCATGTAAAATGAACGGTAACTATTTGCATGCGCACTATACAGACGgactaaataaaaacagcttatgCTAATATGGCGCATGGAGGCTACTTCATTTTCTACTATTTCccataaaaaatgcaattcagttttattaatacatttaattgtatcAAAGATTAAAATCCATTGCATCATTAAAACATGTCATTATGACTGTAGCAAAAACGTcatgtcatttaaaacaaacgAACATTTTACCCATACAAAAAAAGAGAAGTTTCTCTTTAAAGAAATGCAAATTATAATGCGCTTTATTTGAACatatactgaaaacaaaacaagcatagcatttacaaacattaaatgatatatcaaacaaaacaagcatagCATTTACAAACATTAAATACTATAATTAATCGATACACTTGAACGCCTTTTTCGTTACTTTCCTATTATTTCCTAAGTATATGTATTccgtactgtttttttttttttggttatgtttATTCCTTGTGTAACCATCTGCAGTACAGTATCACTTGGGGATCCTCCGAAATGTATCATTCACTATATTACAATGTATCACTTTCAATTCAGCCTTCTGCTCAGACACACGTGATGCCAAGCATGCATTTGACTCCAGCACCACCTAGTGGATGGAAATAGCACTCGAGTTATCAGCGCTTTGAGAGGACCTAGTCTGCAACAGAGAAAAACCAACTGATCACATTCTCAATGATTCAGTCTGCAATGTTAAAAGGGAAGTTTGTTGCCGGCTTTAAAGAACACATTATATAGACAACATGCCAGAGCCTCCAGGAGAATCATGCTTACAGATCAACCAACAGTTACACATGACCTTTTAAATACAGCACACGGCTTTCTGAATTCAATCTCAGCCTCCaaataacactgtgtttaaaGCTTCATGCAGGGAGGCaggctgtttttattgtttgcaaaGGGCattccttcaacaacatgactaggtaacccattccatcccctcaccactgtgtgtgaagaagagtctccttcaacaacatgactaggtaacccattccatcccctcaccactgtgtgtgaagaagagtctccttcaacaacatgactaggtaacccattccatcccctctccTTCACCACTCTTCCatgtgtgtgaagaagagtctccttcaacaacatgactaggtaacccattccatcccctcaccactgtgtgtgaagaagagtctccttcaacaacatgactaggtaacccattccatcccctcaccactgtgtgtgaagaagagtctccttcaacaacatgactaggtaacccattccataacCCTCACCActcaccactgtgtgaagaagagtctccttcaacaacatgactaggtaacccattccatcccctcaccactgtgtgtgaagaagagtctccttcaacaacatgactaggtaacccattccatcccctcaccactgtgtgtgaagaagagtctccttcaacaacatgactaggtaacccattccatcccctcaccactgtgtgtgaagaagagtctccttcaacaacatgactaggtaacccattccatcccctcaccggtGTGTGTATGAAGTATCCTTCCCTCTGTACTATGTCTTTCTCCACTTTATTTCCAAGTGTGTCCAGGCTTCTGTTCTGTACTCTAATCAACACTTGTAACTTCATCTTTCTACTAATTTTCTAAACACATTTGCATGTTGAATCTTCTCGCTCAGCACGACAGAAAACTAGATTTCACTCAAAGCAAGGCAGGACACACTTTATTgtgaaatacagtttttattaaattgGTTTACTGCTTCAAGttggaaaatacatgtttacacatACATTCTGATGCATATATATTTctagtaaaatgtatatatttatgtattttggtAATAAAACATTGCGGGCTCTtagaaaaacagaacacaaaaaaaacaaaaatacccaTTTAATTTACAAATTCAGAGATCTTTTAACACATACAAACTGAATGATCTTGCAGCAGATACAACACAAAAAGTCTCGTTATTTAAACGTAGAAGCAAAACTGGGAAAGTCAGCCGGGCCACAACAAGACGACCCCACCAATACACTGTAGACACAGACAAACCCAGCAGCTCACACGCACaggaaaaacaagaacaaaagaaagCACTAACACACTGCAACCTTCGTACCTGAAACTAGACTGGTACCTGCTTCAATAGAGAAAGTGCTGTGAAGAATGACTTTCTAATGGGTCGGACTTTCCTGCCGTCTGAAtcgttttcattttgttttaacctCCGAGGACTTCAAGGTAACAAGCATTTCCTTGCACTCCTTAAAACAAGCACCTACAAAGAAAATGCTACACCCCATACCGCAGCTGTGTTCAAATGCCTCATAAGATCACATGAATGTGATGGGCGAGAGTCAGGCAATCCCTCTTCATCGCCTGTGCCCTTTTTAATCTCCTTAACAAACCACTTCTGTTTTTGGCATGTTTATACAGCAGTGTGTGccaataacacattaaaaaaggtACACtttgtaatgaaaaacaaaacattatcctaACTTCTCACCCGCATGTCCTGCCTGCTATCAAGCATCCTTCTCATGTCAATTCACAGCTCAGCTGCTGCATGTACTTGCATGTGACCAGCAATCCCTCACGCTTGCATTCAAATGGCATGCCGAACACCAGGGGAAGAAAACCCAATGGTGTAAGCGCTACCGGAATTagaattcattattattacatATCCTGCAATACAAAGTAAGGCATCTTTTGTATCACAATTAAAGCAATATCAGCTCATGTTTgcttttaagaattaaaaaaaaaaatacaactggtaATTCTCCAATGAATGCAAACTGTTACACTGACAGATTCAATTAAACACGACTCTAGTACTCCGAGAAAGTCCTGTCACCATAACTGATCCATGCCATCATCACTTAATATCCACAAGTGGCAAAACCTAGTCCCGACTACCAGTCTTTTCAGCTTGAGATTCACGTGGTACATTTTTAGGTAATATTTACCTTCgccacaggtaaaaaaaaaaaaaaaatatatatatatatatataaacaaacaagtcATCACCTTCACCACTGTGCccatttggctttttttttcacatttaacttATAAAAATAGATATCTGCGAATGTGACGTCATTGGCTTGTCTACCTCTGCATTCCTTTCAGGATTTCGGGGCGAGTCTTATCTTTTGCCCCTCTTGTTTCCCACGGGGGGTTTCTTGAGCTGCAGCAGCTGCCCCCCTGTCCCGAACCCCGCAGCGGGGGGGTTGGACACCCCAAACGTCAGGCCGGCCGACGCCGTGATGCCGGGGGTGCTGAAGTTGAACCCGGAAGTTGTGCCAGAGCTGCCAAAACCTTgaagagaaaaacacagaaagaatAATAGAACAGGAAAAGGGCCATCTCCAAGTGTGTGGACTGCATCACTGACCCAGCAGAGTCAGAGTAGAACACAAAGTGCCAATGGAACTCAAATGAGGGAATCACAGAATGCACTTGTGATCCACCAAACATTGCAACAATTCAGAACTTTTAAAAGGTCACACTACCTAAATGGGGTAGCTATGGTCACCAACACATTCGGCACGTAGAGTTTATACTGTATAATCTGCCAGACCACCATGATCATAACTCTGCAACCAGCATGACCGATACCTGATCTAGAATTCTAGAACACAGCTGTGTAGAGTTAATGAAACTAATAACAGTCTCAGTTTTATGTATACCAACCTAGatttcatgcattaaaaaaaaaaagactttatacTCTTACAGCAATCATGTGTTTAGGATTTGTTGTAGTAGTTGCTCTACTAGACTCATGCTTATTTATGCATTGCATTTACTAACCTGCACTAAGACTTCCAGAGGGCTTGCTTGCAGATCCAAATCCAAAGGTGGAGCTTCCTGCAGCACCACTTCCAAAGCCAGGGGCGCTGCCAAACGCTAGGAGAGA
The Polyodon spathula isolate WHYD16114869_AA chromosome 9, ASM1765450v1, whole genome shotgun sequence genome window above contains:
- the LOC121320381 gene encoding protein shisa-2, with product MMWSESYPSLAILVLTFLLSVIDVKASGEYCHGWLDAQGNWREGFQCPELYDSADATICCGKCALRYCCSSTEARLDQGTCENDRKVTEQGKGDKDNDNAAVPIYVPFLIVGSVFVAFVILGSLVAVCCCRCLRPKQEPQQSRAPAGSRLMETIPMIPSASTSRGSSSRQSSTATSSSSSANSGGPGGPRGPIVRAQANCCLPPDGGLSNVYVNMPTNFSVLNCQQATQIMPHQGQYLHPQYLGYAIQHEALAMPPAPPFHDGMQGGGYRQLQSPYPPNSMNSEQKYPAVTV